The Thiohalomonas denitrificans genomic interval GTGGCCGGAAAAGGGAAGGTCGGTATAGCGGGGGACAGCTGCAGCAACGTCGGCCGCCACTCTGCCATGTGAACTCCACCAGGTTCGGTCGCGAATGGACAAGCCGTCTGCCAAATGGGTGGTGCCGATCGGCTGTGATTAGGGATGACGCACCACCACCGAGCCAGCACAGGTGCCTAATTGGAAGCAGGTGGTAGACGTGTGGTATCGGTATACCGCGCAACGCAAGCAGAACGCCCGCGCTGGATATGGCATAGAGCTGTCTCCCTCGCATATGCAAAGGAGGCTTCAAGGAATGAACCGTATGGAAGTTCTGGTCGCCGCCTGTGCGCTATGGCTGTGGTCGGCCAACTCGGCTGCACATAGCGACCTCCTCGCCTTTCCCCAGCCGTTGCTCCGCCTTCTACAGCCGTCCACCGTCGTCGTGCTCGGCGAGAAACATCGCCAGCCCGAATCCCCGCAGTTCGTCACCCGCCTCGCCGAAGCCTATCTCCACCAGGGCGGCTGTCTCGCGGTGGCCCTGGAGATCACGTCCGACCAGCAACCGACGTTGGAACGCGTCTTGGCCGGTGAACTGCCGGTGGGGTCGATTCAGGTGTTCCAGGGCATCGACCACCCACCGTATCGGATAATGATTGAGAGACTGGCCAATTTGATGCAAGCGGGGCACTGTCTGACGGTGCACGCCATCGATGAGCCGACTAACGAGAAAGGCTCTCGGGATGCGTGGATGGCACGAGCGGTAGAGGGCCTGCTAACTGAGCAACGGGCCGTGCTTGCCCTGATTGGGAATTTACATGCCGTAAAAACAGTTCATTGGGAACCGACGGTGCTCAAACCGAAGCGTTTTCTAGCCGAGCACCTCGTCGATGCTGGACTGGTCGTCGTCAGTGTCATGCAAAGCTGGCCAGAAGCAGCCAGCTCAACACCGCTACGTGCCACGCTGGTACCTGCTGGGGCGCCGGCAGGTATCACTGCGGTGAGTCGGATCACGGGTATTCTTGCTGCTTATCCGCCCAAGACACCAGAGGATGTCACCGACTGGGTAATCACTTGGACAACTGAAGCGGGTTTCCGGTAAACGATCTTTTGCGCGCAGACGGGGCAATATCGGCCAGAAGCGGTCAGTACCCTCGACCGACTTCTTGCCCTTCGGCTTAAGAGCCGATCCGGCATGAGTTCCGGATCTGAGCCCCATCGATATGTATGCCTGCACAACCGTAAGCATTGAATCAGCACCTTCCACTGAAACACCAACTGACACCCAAAAGGTGGCGCAAGTGGCCGAACGCAACACGGCGTACCCCTAATGGGTGGCTATGGTTGCTTATAGGCTTCTTTTCTTGGTATTCTCTATATCCCTGGAAGGTTCCGGAGAGGTGCATAGTGTCAGAGAAGCACTCACTACTGTTTGTCCCCGCTGTGGAAGAGGCTCGTGCCCTATATGAAGCAGCACCAGTCGACCGCCATTTCCGACACCAGCGTCATAACGAAAGGCTATTAGGGCTTGTGATCTTAGATGGCAACCGCGCGGGAGCCCTCATCGAATATTCGCAGTTTCAGCACATAGATGAACCAGCAAAGCTGTATTTTGCGGTCAACCCGGAAGGAAAATTGGAGCTGAACAACGAGCAAGTTGAACTTGCTATTAACCAGATGTACGAGCGCGGCCAAACAGTAAGAAAGCGAAACCTGTCAATGACAGATTCTGACCACAAGTTTCTAACCAAGTTAGGGTCAGGTAATGCAAGCGCCGGATTGCGTGTGGCTGTCGAGATAGTAAAAACCTCAAAGTCACAGTATCCAGCGTTTTGGTGAAATGTGGCCCATCACCATGGGGAAAAATAAATGAGCGAACACAAAGAAGTGAGCATTACCCTGGTAAGAAAAAGAGCACCCCATAAATCCGTTACTGTTGTCATACGAAAAAAACCGCCGAAAAAGATGGTCTCACCAGCCCGACAAATGTCGAATCCACCACTGCCTCCCGCCGCAATGGAAGGAAGTGACACTTCCAAAGTATTTGTCGCGACGACTAGTGGGGGGGCCGCGGGAGCCGCCGGTTCGCTAGCTTCGATTTCGATACTGGGGCCAGTCGCCGGAATGTCGGCGTCTGGAATGACCTCCGGCCTAGCTGCCCTCGGAAGTGTTGTTGGTGGCGGCATGGCTGCGGGAATCGGTGTGGCGGCGGTTCCTGTTTTGGCACTTGGGGCTGCCGGTGCTGCATTGGCGAGCGACGATATCGGAGCAGATGAGGCGGCCGCCGCAGGAGTCGGTGGTGCCGTTGGTATTGCAGGTTCTGTCGCAACGGTTTCAACAGCCGGTAGTATTAGTGGCCTTTCGGCAGCTGGAATCACTTCGGGATTGACGGCAATTGGCGGCGCTGTAGGGGGCGGTATGGCAACCGGAGTCGTGGTTACGTGCGGGGCGCCTTTGGCAGCAGCAGGGGCGGTATACGGTTTGTACAAATGGTTAACAGATTGAGAAATCACTTTTCCAATGTGAGCCAAAGCGGGAGGGATGCGCCTCCAGCAGGAGGGGCGAGTTAATAGGAGCCGAAGCATGCCAGTGCTGTTGCAGACGCAAAGTTGGCGGATTCGCATGTTTTGACGATAAAGGAGGGAGTTGGGAGCGAAGAACCTTAAAGATTCGTCGACACCACTGAAGCTCCGTCGTTCCCGCTGGAGCACCTTAGTGACTGCTGGCGAGCAACCGAAGTTTCGCAGCTAACCCGTAGCTGCTTAACCCGTATTACAGTCGTTTTTTTCACTAGTTGGAGAATCCGCAGGTTGGTGGCGAAGTGTGGGGTGTGATGGCGGCAGCAATAACGATCGGAGGACAGGCGATGGATACAAAAGCGGATCGGTGGCGCGCCCGCGGTAGCATCATAACGGTGGCGCTCAGTGCTGGGCAGCATCGGATAACTGAGGCGCTTAGGACCAAGGGGGTAACCGAGCAAATGCTCCAGCCTCAAACCTACGACCGGGTGTATACCGTTTACCTCGAAGCAGACCCGGACAAACTAAAGAATACAGGTTCGGTATGGGTCTTTCCGAAGAGCGGCAAGGGGCTGAAGGGGCCAAGTTGAGATCTTTTTATGAATTGTACAGTAACTAGCGCGGTTGTCATTATGCCCTCATACTGAGTCCGAGTAGCTGAGTATCTGATAGTTGCCGCTGGTCTGATATTTTTCAGTAAGCCATCTTGGCGAGCCATAACCCGAAGGTCCGCAAGGGTCGTTCGCCGCCAATGCCTCTTGGATTCCCGCCTTCGCGGAGAATGACCGGTGAGTCGAGTGCGGCCATGGGGTTCTGGATTCCCGCTGTCGCGGGAATGACGGCTCAGGGTCGGTTTCAGCCAAATCTCGGAAGGAGCAAAACCGGCCAGAAGCGGTCGTTGACAACAGACCGTGTCGGTGACCGCTTGATATGGGTTTGCTGACGCTCGTCTGGGTTTGAGCGTCGGCAACTACTGACTCAGAGTTGGCGCCCCGGGATTCGCCTGCTTCGCCCAGTCAGCCGCAGCAACGAAGAAGATAAGTATGTCCCCGGAACTCCCCGCTCCCCCGCCGGCATGACCGACCCGTACTGCGGATTGTCGTCTTCGAACAATAGAGCGGTCGAAACTGGTCGATATCCGAGACATCGAATACCTCGGTGAAGTGCTGAAGCAGGTCACGATCAGGAAACAGGCCGCTGCCAGTTCGTAACGTTATGGGCGTCCTGGCCGTCCAGCGGTTTGAACTTGCGCACCACCGTGATCATGTCGCGCACGCCCTTGTAGGTCTCACGTCGGTTCCCGTTGGGATCGATCAGCGTGGTATTGAAGCGCGGTCCCGCGTCAACCATGCCGAAGCCGATGTGCGTTATGGGTGCCCCAGCTTTTCCCTGAATCACGCCGATTCCGCGTGTATGCCGACCCAAACCCGCCGGTCTCCTCAAACTCTCGCCGAATCTGCTCAATGAACCACAAGTCACGCACCCTGGCGCCAGAGCCATTCCTACCGGTGGGAGACTTTTTGTCAGAGCCGTATCAGTCCGGCTCGATCCCTAAGATTAGGTCGTGAATCTCCTGCTCTCTTCGAGCTTTGTAGCCCTCTGCAACGGAGACGATGTCCGCACCGGGCGCGAATTTTATCGCAGAAGCCAAGGCCGCGATCGCCCCCTCTACGTCGAGGGACATTTCAGCGCCGACGAGCCGTAGCGCTTGCGCCATCTTGCCGGCGGGCGTGGCCGGAAGCTGCTCG includes:
- a CDS encoding TraB/GumN family protein, which gives rise to MNRMEVLVAACALWLWSANSAAHSDLLAFPQPLLRLLQPSTVVVLGEKHRQPESPQFVTRLAEAYLHQGGCLAVALEITSDQQPTLERVLAGELPVGSIQVFQGIDHPPYRIMIERLANLMQAGHCLTVHAIDEPTNEKGSRDAWMARAVEGLLTEQRAVLALIGNLHAVKTVHWEPTVLKPKRFLAEHLVDAGLVVVSVMQSWPEAASSTPLRATLVPAGAPAGITAVSRITGILAAYPPKTPEDVTDWVITWTTEAGFR